Proteins from a genomic interval of Nocardioides jishulii:
- a CDS encoding prepilin peptidase, with product MSSLAVGLVCAVLGLLVPLMVRRIPEPVESTDPVETADAAEKSLPEPVEASVAHDEAAADVVATTEAIAASGPTSPPSTEADDSVIATAPEKELYTAIADHRGVAVASVLASGLAGAVLGWALGWAWSLLFLVPLVPVLVGLAIIDWRTKLLPTWVIARTYAALVPLVLVVGAVTGEWDDVLRAFWGWLITGGLYFVLWFINSAGLGYGDVRLSGIIGIVLGQLGWGTLFAGVYSAFILGGVIGGVLALAKLVDRRGVPFGPFMVAGALMGVVLGPWTAANLG from the coding sequence ATGAGTTCCTTGGCCGTAGGACTGGTCTGCGCCGTGCTGGGCCTGCTGGTGCCCTTGATGGTGCGCCGCATCCCGGAGCCGGTCGAGTCCACTGACCCGGTCGAGACCGCAGATGCGGCGGAGAAGTCGCTCCCCGAGCCGGTCGAGGCGTCCGTGGCGCACGACGAGGCCGCCGCCGACGTCGTCGCAACGACCGAGGCCATCGCGGCCTCCGGCCCCACGTCACCGCCGTCCACGGAGGCCGACGACAGCGTGATCGCGACCGCGCCGGAGAAGGAGCTCTACACGGCCATCGCCGACCACCGCGGAGTTGCCGTGGCATCGGTGCTGGCGAGTGGACTCGCTGGCGCCGTCCTGGGGTGGGCGCTCGGCTGGGCCTGGTCCCTGCTCTTCCTCGTGCCTCTGGTGCCGGTGCTCGTGGGGCTGGCCATCATCGACTGGCGGACCAAGCTCCTCCCGACCTGGGTCATCGCCCGCACCTACGCCGCGCTGGTGCCCCTGGTGCTGGTCGTCGGCGCCGTGACGGGGGAGTGGGACGACGTGCTCAGGGCCTTCTGGGGCTGGTTGATCACCGGCGGCCTCTACTTCGTCCTGTGGTTCATCAACTCGGCCGGACTCGGTTACGGCGACGTGCGGCTCTCCGGAATCATCGGCATCGTCCTGGGGCAGCTCGGCTGGGGCACGCTCTTCGCCGGTGTCTACTCGGCCTTCATCCTGGGCGGTGTCATCGGGGGTGTGCTGGCCCTGGCGAAGCTGGTCGACCGCCGCGGCGTGCCCTTCGGTCCGTTCATGGTCGCGGGTGCGCTGATGGGGGTCGTGCTCGGTCCCTGGACCGCCGCGAATCTCGGTTGA